One window from the genome of Marinobacter sp. LV10R510-11A encodes:
- a CDS encoding DNA topoisomerase 3 gives MLLYIAEKPSLGRAIAAALPGPYQKGQGWIRCGEGSEAATVSWCIGHLLEPAEPASYNPAWKSWRKHDLPMFPDTWQVTPKDSVRQQLNALESLIRQAHTIIHAGDPDREGQLLVDEVIRYFGTEAPVKRVLINDLTPAAVAKAIQQPRDNLEFRRLSHSALARQRADWLYGINLTRFYTLNYQQQGQQGVYSVGRVQTPVLGLVVERDNTIENFDPKPYFRIEARFKAQEEEADQQTFTAKWLPDEQFHEHLDEESRLLDRETAEQIAGSVHSRPGTVMESRFRDRPEAPPLPFSLSALQIEAGRLFRMGAKDVLDTAQNLYERHQLITYPRSDCRYLPEGHYDQREQVTGAIGRVVPDLSEACSKADFNRKTAVWNDKKVDAHHAIIPTSRAVANGKLSEAEQRIYGLISRYYLMQFSADAIHREGRITVRVSDHRFRATETAVLTPGWKALELKLRDGRKEAEKAPLPRLDKGEPIFCEDSSIGERKTKPPQHFNDATLLSAMTNIARFVTDPELRKTLRETDGLGTEATRANIIDTLFKRDYLYRDSKHIRATDKGKVLINALPESVSKPDRTAVWEATLDGIRRGEDDPRKFLETLKAEIRGFIEPSAAAPNAKSLSTAPNCPKCRSPMTERDGKFGRFFACIRYPDCRGTRQIEDATPQDGTGQKPIPCPHCFSPLVRRKGKKGWFWGCSNFPACRQTLDDDDGKPATPLRKAT, from the coding sequence ATGCTTCTGTACATTGCCGAAAAACCCAGCCTTGGCCGCGCCATTGCCGCCGCCCTCCCCGGCCCCTACCAGAAAGGCCAGGGCTGGATCCGCTGCGGCGAAGGCAGTGAAGCCGCCACCGTAAGCTGGTGCATAGGCCACCTGCTGGAACCGGCCGAACCCGCCAGCTACAACCCGGCTTGGAAAAGCTGGCGCAAGCACGACCTCCCCATGTTCCCCGACACATGGCAGGTCACCCCCAAAGACAGCGTGCGCCAGCAGCTCAACGCGCTGGAATCGCTGATTCGGCAAGCACACACCATTATTCACGCCGGCGACCCAGACAGAGAAGGTCAGTTGCTGGTTGATGAAGTGATACGGTATTTCGGTACCGAGGCGCCGGTAAAAAGGGTACTCATAAACGACCTGACCCCGGCCGCCGTTGCCAAAGCCATACAACAGCCCAGAGACAACCTGGAATTTCGCAGGCTTTCCCATTCTGCGCTCGCACGGCAGCGGGCCGACTGGCTTTATGGCATTAACCTCACCCGCTTTTATACGCTGAACTACCAGCAGCAAGGGCAACAGGGCGTCTATTCTGTCGGCCGTGTACAAACGCCAGTACTAGGGCTGGTGGTGGAGCGCGACAACACCATCGAAAACTTCGATCCTAAGCCGTACTTCCGCATAGAAGCACGCTTCAAGGCACAGGAAGAAGAAGCCGACCAACAGACTTTCACGGCCAAGTGGCTCCCAGACGAACAGTTTCACGAGCATTTAGACGAAGAAAGCCGCCTGCTGGATCGCGAAACAGCCGAGCAAATTGCAGGCAGCGTTCACAGCCGGCCGGGTACGGTAATGGAATCCCGTTTTCGGGATAGACCCGAAGCACCGCCTTTGCCGTTTTCGCTCTCTGCCTTGCAGATAGAAGCCGGCCGCCTATTCCGCATGGGCGCAAAAGACGTACTGGATACCGCGCAAAATTTGTACGAGCGCCATCAGCTCATCACCTACCCACGCTCAGATTGTCGCTACTTGCCCGAAGGGCATTATGACCAGCGGGAGCAGGTTACAGGCGCGATTGGCCGGGTCGTCCCAGACTTAAGCGAGGCTTGTAGCAAAGCCGATTTTAACCGCAAAACCGCTGTTTGGAACGACAAGAAGGTAGATGCGCACCATGCCATCATTCCGACCAGCCGCGCGGTAGCCAATGGCAAACTCAGTGAAGCGGAACAACGAATCTACGGCCTGATAAGCCGCTATTATTTAATGCAGTTTTCGGCGGACGCCATACATCGCGAAGGCCGGATTACCGTGCGGGTATCGGATCACCGGTTCCGCGCAACGGAAACTGCGGTACTCACACCCGGCTGGAAAGCGCTGGAACTGAAACTTCGGGACGGCCGCAAAGAGGCGGAGAAGGCCCCATTACCACGCCTAGATAAAGGCGAACCTATTTTCTGTGAAGACAGCAGCATAGGCGAGCGCAAAACCAAGCCTCCCCAGCACTTCAACGATGCCACGCTGCTATCGGCAATGACCAACATTGCCCGATTTGTAACGGACCCTGAGCTGAGAAAAACCCTGCGAGAGACCGACGGTCTTGGCACAGAAGCTACCCGTGCGAACATTATCGACACCCTGTTCAAGCGGGACTATCTATACCGAGACAGCAAGCATATCCGAGCCACCGACAAAGGTAAGGTGCTGATTAATGCGCTACCTGAATCTGTCAGCAAGCCAGACAGAACCGCTGTATGGGAAGCCACTCTAGACGGCATCCGCAGGGGCGAAGACGATCCCCGTAAGTTCCTAGAAACACTGAAAGCGGAAATTCGTGGCTTCATCGAGCCCTCTGCTGCCGCACCTAATGCCAAGTCGCTAAGCACCGCGCCCAACTGCCCGAAATGTCGTTCTCCAATGACTGAGAGGGACGGTAAATTCGGCCGCTTTTTTGCCTGCATCCGTTACCCGGATTGCCGCGGCACACGCCAAATTGAGGATGCGACACCGCAGGATGGTACCGGGCAAAAGCCCATTCCCTGTCCCCACTGTTTCTCGCCTCTGGTGCGCAGAAAAGGCAAAAAAGGCTGGTTTTGGGGCTGCAGTAATTTCCCCGCCTGCCGACAAACATTAGATGACGACGATGGCAAGCCTGCGACTCCTTTACGCAAGGCTACATAA
- a CDS encoding FecR domain-containing protein, which produces MSEHPMRFLTKAFLVLTLLALGTPVCAELSITHGSATAVASSTGNAVPEWIYTLKPGESFAEVANDLLVKSHSAGRLLQHNSIENSAILGEGDRIRIPLSWLKRQPNPARVTSVSGSVQLISSIDGRKKPLIKDALIRVGDEVLSGAGAATITLADGSEVRLSPDSRLIFNRLTQYGKSGMVDTRLRLNRGEVHTRVKPVIEGGARFEIETPSAVAAVRGTAFSLKTGPQGTHLQVTEGVVDFGAPNQTQRIPAGYSATVASNNGSRNKLNIRKMPPAPVINPLPRVLTQLPAEMTWKQKPATNYRLDVFATESGRWVESREISGNRFDISRLDNGEYEIHLAALDQYGMAGMPGVLPIQVDLQARTANLLAPENGGSVNDDMPEFRWALNGKNEVARVEIAEDEAFRSLVATSEWAPGTTALPSRPLSPGQYYWRVVTEAGGNSVATTQPRKLIVNGTLPPVRIISINYIDSQVRVFWEKVDTAANYRMQLAEEPSFNKIIKEATLPETTAALRLIPGRRYFVRLKALSDGPLQSRWGPGRELYLD; this is translated from the coding sequence ATGAGTGAACACCCCATGCGCTTTCTCACCAAAGCATTCTTGGTGCTGACTCTTTTGGCGCTGGGCACGCCTGTGTGCGCTGAACTTTCTATTACTCACGGCTCGGCGACAGCGGTGGCAAGCTCCACCGGCAACGCCGTTCCTGAGTGGATTTACACCCTAAAACCCGGCGAGAGTTTTGCAGAAGTCGCCAACGATCTTCTGGTTAAAAGCCATAGCGCCGGTCGACTGCTTCAACACAACTCTATCGAAAATTCCGCCATACTCGGAGAAGGCGACCGCATTCGCATTCCTCTGTCATGGCTGAAGAGACAGCCTAACCCTGCTCGCGTCACCTCGGTTTCTGGCAGCGTTCAACTGATATCCAGTATCGATGGCCGAAAAAAACCTCTGATAAAAGATGCCCTGATACGAGTGGGCGATGAAGTCCTTTCAGGCGCGGGCGCTGCAACCATTACCTTGGCTGACGGTTCAGAAGTCCGCCTTTCCCCAGATTCCCGGCTGATATTTAATCGCCTGACCCAGTACGGCAAGTCCGGCATGGTAGACACGCGGCTGAGACTGAACCGAGGGGAAGTCCACACCCGAGTTAAGCCAGTGATTGAAGGCGGTGCCCGTTTTGAAATTGAAACCCCTTCTGCCGTTGCCGCCGTTCGCGGCACCGCATTTTCGCTAAAAACCGGGCCGCAAGGCACACATTTGCAGGTAACCGAAGGCGTGGTTGATTTTGGAGCGCCGAACCAGACCCAACGAATTCCTGCCGGCTACAGCGCAACGGTTGCGAGTAATAACGGTAGTAGAAACAAGCTGAACATACGCAAGATGCCGCCGGCACCCGTGATTAATCCGCTCCCTAGAGTGCTCACTCAGCTCCCGGCAGAGATGACCTGGAAACAAAAGCCGGCAACGAACTACCGCTTGGATGTCTTTGCAACAGAAAGCGGGCGCTGGGTTGAGAGCCGTGAAATCAGCGGCAACCGCTTCGATATCAGCCGCCTGGATAACGGTGAGTATGAGATTCACTTGGCAGCTCTTGACCAATATGGCATGGCGGGAATGCCCGGCGTACTGCCCATACAGGTTGATTTACAGGCCCGCACAGCCAACCTTTTGGCACCGGAAAACGGCGGCAGCGTAAATGACGACATGCCAGAGTTCCGCTGGGCTCTCAACGGTAAAAATGAAGTGGCCCGAGTCGAAATTGCCGAAGATGAAGCTTTCCGTAGCCTGGTCGCGACCAGCGAATGGGCACCGGGCACAACCGCTCTGCCTTCTCGCCCCCTGAGCCCCGGCCAGTATTACTGGCGCGTGGTGACAGAAGCTGGAGGCAATTCTGTAGCCACAACACAGCCACGCAAACTGATCGTAAACGGAACACTGCCGCCGGTGCGGATTATCAGTATCAACTACATAGACAGCCAGGTTCGCGTGTTTTGGGAAAAGGTGGATACGGCTGCCAATTACCGTATGCAACTGGCGGAAGAGCCAAGTTTTAACAAGATTATTAAGGAAGCTACGCTGCCAGAAACCACAGCGGCCTTGCGTCTTATTCCCGGAAGACGGTATTTTGTGCGCCTGAAAGCGCTTTCTGACGGCCCATTACAAAGCCGCTGGGGACCAGGGAGGGAATTGTACCTGGACTAA
- a CDS encoding CHASE2 domain-containing protein, producing the protein MNRDWLPIKTTPWTLGLALLFLFLLAETTALPQRIDYWLLDSAMLASPAPASTNIAIVAIDDLSLSQQGRWPWPRRTHAALIKKLHQAGAETIVFDVLFTEPSPDDAVLKRAMQTHGRVILPLHLSPSSSRILLSEQLPSSELVSAAAGLGHAHVELDHDGIARGLYLFNGMARQLWPSLALAASGTSPRQPDTQGLPSFVNVRDDYRIIPLTGGAGTLPTYSYSDVLNTPPAPDVFGGKTVFVGATAAGLGDSLPTAFSGLSQPMSGVEFHANTLSAEQQGLLISRAPKWANMALAAITLLALAILLPRIRPARTLITCITAGAVILGLSVVMLAAFRIWLPVAHALIIPLLAFPIASGLRLTMTNQFLNRQLDELVRSPRVALPEPAKRPPTQLLEHFQALFQPQGWLLAEGNDIISTRNLGLTEVPDNLEPGVWRHEGNQSWVQIHRGSACYTLGFTLPNDLSREAIQRYLRRLTLSKTAPATKKLRPSDNISARIERVKVATERLNHIHEFIRRSFERMPDGIIVTDELGIIRFANGHIEEWFGEPMPSLGGLPLTRLLEGHDPRETPPWHETVSETLTLLQSRTVDLKIKDKDFLIHFAPFALPDSSQYGIIANISDISELREQQRQHREAIDFISHDVRSPLVSQLALIEQLKRDPTHIGQSQLEQLGRLARRSYHLAEEFVQLARAEQLTETRFYECEFLAIVENARDSVSEQALEKRIPLQLQGTEDLWLKGNAELLERAVINLLTNAVQYSPKGSAVSLQVFRAGHQACLTIADDGLGIDPEELPYLFDRYRRQKSSELAGIHGTGLGLSFVKTVVEKHRGEISVVSNPGEGSSFTLKLPITDPMV; encoded by the coding sequence ATGAATCGGGATTGGCTGCCAATAAAAACAACTCCATGGACACTCGGGCTGGCACTCCTATTCTTATTCTTACTTGCCGAAACCACGGCACTGCCCCAGCGTATTGATTACTGGCTTCTAGACTCAGCCATGCTCGCCAGCCCTGCCCCCGCATCCACCAACATAGCAATCGTCGCCATTGACGACCTCAGCCTTTCCCAGCAAGGCCGCTGGCCGTGGCCACGGCGAACTCACGCCGCTCTAATCAAAAAACTGCATCAGGCCGGCGCAGAAACCATCGTATTCGACGTACTGTTCACAGAACCGTCTCCCGACGATGCTGTGCTTAAACGTGCCATGCAGACCCATGGCAGGGTTATCCTGCCACTACACCTGTCGCCCTCCAGTTCCCGCATACTGCTCAGCGAACAACTGCCTTCAAGCGAATTAGTCAGTGCAGCCGCCGGCCTTGGCCACGCACACGTTGAGCTGGACCACGATGGCATCGCCAGAGGGCTTTACCTGTTTAACGGCATGGCCCGCCAGCTGTGGCCCAGCCTCGCGCTTGCAGCCTCTGGCACCAGCCCCCGGCAACCCGATACACAGGGGTTACCCTCATTTGTGAATGTGCGCGACGACTACCGGATTATTCCGCTTACTGGGGGCGCAGGCACACTGCCCACCTACTCCTACAGCGATGTACTTAACACGCCCCCGGCACCGGATGTATTTGGTGGCAAAACCGTTTTTGTAGGAGCGACTGCTGCCGGGCTGGGGGACAGTCTGCCAACGGCGTTCTCTGGCCTTAGCCAGCCGATGTCCGGGGTGGAATTCCACGCAAATACTCTTTCTGCGGAGCAACAGGGGCTCCTGATCAGCCGGGCTCCTAAATGGGCTAACATGGCCCTCGCTGCTATCACACTGCTGGCGCTAGCCATTCTGTTGCCTCGCATACGCCCCGCCCGCACGCTAATCACATGTATTACGGCCGGCGCCGTGATCCTCGGCCTTAGCGTCGTTATGCTGGCCGCGTTCCGGATATGGCTTCCTGTTGCCCACGCGCTCATCATTCCCCTATTGGCGTTCCCAATCGCCAGTGGCCTACGCTTGACCATGACCAACCAGTTTCTCAATCGACAACTGGATGAGCTGGTTCGCAGCCCAAGAGTGGCACTGCCAGAGCCGGCAAAGCGCCCGCCAACACAACTTCTTGAGCATTTTCAGGCGCTGTTTCAGCCGCAAGGCTGGTTATTGGCCGAAGGCAACGACATTATCTCCACCCGAAACCTGGGCTTAACCGAGGTTCCAGACAACCTAGAGCCGGGGGTATGGCGACATGAGGGCAACCAGAGCTGGGTTCAGATACACCGTGGCAGCGCCTGCTACACACTGGGCTTCACCCTGCCCAACGATCTCAGCCGGGAAGCTATTCAGCGCTACCTGCGCCGACTAACGCTTTCCAAAACGGCACCCGCGACAAAAAAACTCAGGCCAAGCGATAACATTTCGGCGCGCATTGAGCGCGTTAAAGTAGCCACCGAGCGCCTCAACCACATTCATGAATTTATCCGCCGCAGTTTTGAGCGTATGCCGGACGGCATCATCGTAACCGACGAATTAGGCATCATCCGTTTTGCCAACGGCCATATTGAAGAATGGTTCGGAGAGCCCATGCCCAGCTTAGGCGGGCTTCCGCTGACCCGCCTTCTGGAAGGTCACGATCCGCGCGAAACCCCGCCATGGCATGAAACGGTTTCAGAAACACTCACCCTGCTGCAAAGCCGGACAGTGGATTTGAAAATAAAGGACAAGGATTTTCTCATTCATTTCGCACCCTTTGCCCTCCCTGACAGCTCGCAATACGGCATTATTGCCAACATTTCTGACATTTCCGAGCTGCGGGAACAGCAGCGTCAGCACCGGGAAGCAATCGACTTTATTTCTCACGATGTCCGCTCACCCTTGGTGTCACAACTGGCGCTTATCGAACAGCTGAAGCGCGACCCCACACATATCGGTCAAAGCCAGTTGGAGCAACTGGGGCGCCTAGCACGGCGAAGCTACCATCTGGCTGAGGAGTTTGTTCAGCTGGCGCGCGCCGAACAGCTCACAGAGACCCGTTTTTATGAGTGCGAATTCCTAGCCATTGTTGAAAATGCCCGCGACAGCGTGAGCGAGCAGGCATTGGAGAAGCGCATTCCATTACAGCTGCAAGGTACGGAAGACTTGTGGTTAAAAGGCAATGCAGAACTGCTTGAGCGAGCGGTCATCAACTTGCTGACTAACGCCGTACAGTACAGCCCTAAAGGTTCAGCGGTGAGCCTTCAGGTGTTTCGAGCAGGGCATCAGGCATGCCTGACGATTGCAGACGACGGGCTTGGTATAGACCCAGAGGAGCTGCCCTACCTATTCGACCGATATAGACGCCAGAAAAGTAGCGAGCTTGCGGGTATTCACGGTACTGGGTTGGGGCTGTCGTTTGTCAAAACGGTTGTCGAGAAGCACCGAGGTGAGATTTCTGTGGTTTCAAACCCCGGTGAAGGCTCATCTTTTACTCTGAAGCTCCCGATTACGGATCCGATGGTGTAA
- a CDS encoding response regulator transcription factor — MRIALLEDQQEQAQHIQSILSERGHHCDSFATGQSFLSAALHRSYDLMILDWQIPDMTGIDVLKSVRAQINWPIPVVFLTQRDSEADIVEALDAGADDFLAKPAGAAELVARINALARRANPDNEKEDLKYGPFEVNTQHRTVFLHGEELALTDKDFDLALFLFQNQGRLLTREVLLERVWGLTKDINTRTVDTHMSRLRRRLGLNPENGFRIKTIYQRGYRLEAMKAQATSDEITETQTADREVHTYNE; from the coding sequence ATGCGCATCGCGCTGCTTGAAGACCAACAGGAACAGGCGCAGCACATACAGTCCATTCTGTCTGAGCGCGGACACCACTGCGACAGCTTCGCTACCGGTCAGAGCTTTCTCAGCGCGGCGCTACACCGCAGTTACGACCTGATGATTCTTGATTGGCAGATTCCTGACATGACCGGCATTGATGTCCTGAAAAGCGTAAGAGCGCAGATTAACTGGCCCATTCCCGTGGTATTTCTCACCCAGCGCGACAGTGAAGCCGATATCGTTGAGGCCCTGGATGCGGGCGCAGACGACTTTCTAGCAAAACCCGCGGGCGCCGCAGAACTGGTCGCTCGCATCAACGCTCTAGCGCGTCGCGCCAATCCAGACAATGAAAAAGAAGACCTAAAATACGGTCCTTTTGAGGTCAACACCCAGCATAGAACCGTTTTCCTCCACGGTGAAGAACTTGCGTTAACCGACAAAGACTTCGACCTGGCCCTGTTCCTGTTTCAGAACCAGGGCCGTTTGCTCACTCGGGAAGTACTTCTGGAGCGGGTATGGGGGCTGACAAAGGACATCAATACCCGAACCGTAGACACGCACATGAGCCGCCTACGGCGTCGACTGGGCCTAAACCCGGAAAACGGCTTCCGTATCAAAACAATTTACCAGCGCGGATATCGCTTAGAAGCCATGAAGGCCCAAGCCACAAGCGACGAGATAACAGAAACCCAAACAGCAGACCGGGAAGTACACACGTATAATGAGTGA
- a CDS encoding condensin complex protein MksE produces the protein MSSPLFERTVTALLQERVICEVSDDELYNYLLMPGNQDVVNRFLAQINRTLRQTSAHDAFVCAYLDISGADTKDAIRHQFRDVANNLEAFVQFLRLVMMLEANDRPVLPGDKLSEGAILDRIAAAPALESKLRSLAEKKVFHTKRADSAGQIRAVLSSLEKMGYLKPIGTSGSLFRATGRWSWLYDAMTFIQTHEGIQGSEDADSEQMRLH, from the coding sequence ATGAGTAGTCCACTATTCGAACGCACTGTTACGGCCTTGCTTCAAGAGCGGGTGATCTGCGAGGTCAGTGACGACGAGCTATACAACTACCTGCTTATGCCGGGCAACCAAGATGTAGTGAACCGGTTTTTGGCGCAGATCAACCGAACGCTGCGCCAGACCAGCGCTCATGATGCTTTTGTATGTGCGTATCTGGATATCTCGGGTGCTGACACCAAGGATGCGATACGCCATCAGTTCAGGGATGTTGCGAACAACCTTGAGGCGTTTGTGCAGTTCCTGCGGCTGGTCATGATGCTAGAAGCAAACGACCGCCCGGTATTGCCTGGCGATAAGCTGTCTGAAGGCGCCATTCTTGACCGGATTGCGGCAGCACCGGCGCTGGAATCAAAGCTGAGATCGCTGGCGGAAAAAAAGGTGTTTCACACCAAGCGTGCCGATTCAGCCGGCCAGATTCGAGCGGTTCTCTCCAGCCTAGAGAAGATGGGTTATCTGAAACCTATTGGTACCAGTGGCAGTCTGTTCCGGGCCACTGGCCGCTGGAGCTGGCTGTACGATGCCATGACGTTCATTCAGACCCACGAGGGTATTCAAGGGTCTGAGGATGCGGATTCTGAGCAGATGAGGCTTCACTAA